ACTCCCTTAGGTGCCATTACTTCCAGCAAGTAAGTGGAATGAGGACTCCCCACGTTTGTTACTCGTCGTCTGACCATTTTACTTCTCATGCCATGTTTGAAAGTCATTGAAATGGAGGGGTAATTGAGGCTGAAACCCCTATTCTTCTTCAAAATTTCCAGGCAGCTAACATTCCTGTGAGTGATTGTTAAGATATCCGATTTCTTGTATCCAAGAGTGCACAAATGAGTGACATACTCCTCCGGCCTGATGTCATAGATCAACCCCGGATCAATAGCTCTCACAGGGTTTACTTGTCCAGCTCCAATTGCGAAAACTCCTGCTGGTTTGCCTCCATCCATTATCGGATTCCCTGAATGATCAGTTACATCAGCAGTTGTCATAAAGGCAGATTTGATAGCTGCAGGGCTCCATTTCGGATGAGCTGAGTGCACCAGTGCAGCTATTCCACTGGCATGAGGGCATGCCATTGAAGTCCCTGACATGATAGTGAAATTCACTCTCCTAGTATCTTCAGGAAGGCCGGTGGGGCCCATGTTTTGAGGCCAAGCAGCAATGATGTTGACTCCTGGAGCAATCACATCAGGTTTTAGGATTGAAGGGTTTGAAAAACTGGGTCCTCTAGCTGAGAACTGAGCTACTGCTGGTGCTCTGGACTTCCCTAGAACTGTGCCTTGAAACACAATCCTAGCCGTTGGTCTCCTAGTAGAGTTTATGTAAGCCTTCAAGTGAATGGACTCTTTGTAGCCAATCAGAGTTGCTGGCAGGACATGAACATCAACCGAGTCCTCCTCCAGGTTTATCTCTGTATTGGCCAAAATCATTCCTGCCCCTCCAGCTTCCTTTACCACTTCACCTTTCTCCGCCCTGCCGTTAACACCACGGTCACAAACCACTATCTTGCCTCGTACTTTTGCCCTTGGTAGAGACCCCTTGAAGCAAAATTCACTTCCTGTATTTTCACCAGTCACATAAACAACTTCATTCTCTTTTTCGGTTCTTCTCATCAGCCGGTTTCCTGGGTACAGGGATTGTCCATAAAGGACTTTCCCATTACCCATTTGAACTATAGCTGGGAATCTCCGGTCTAATGTGCTCGCGCCGATTGTGGCAATCCAAGGAGCTTCATTGGCGACTGAGCTTTCAATTGGACCATTGTTTCCTGCTGCACATACAACTGAAATTCCATGCTCCATTGCTCGGAAACTTCCAATGGCAATGCTGTCGTCGAAAAGCGGAATGGGAAAGCCGCCTAGAGAGAGGGAGAGAATGTCTACTCCATCTATAATTGCAACATCCATTGCAGCAAGGATATCAGAGCTATAACAACCATTGAGCCAGCAGACTTTGTACACCGCTACATGTGCTCCGGGAGCCATCCCTCGAGCCACACCGGCTGCATTGCCCAAGACACTTGCCATTCCGACTGAAGCACCCCCTGCTGTTGATGATGTGTGAGTACCATGCCCGTGAGTATCACGAGGAGACGCGTACTCTTGAACACCATCAGGTGAGTTTGGCATGGAAGCCACACGATGGCCTCTGGTGAAGAACCTGGCACCAATGAGTTTCCTGTTGCAGTTTGAGGAATTGAAGTCTACGCCGTGTTGGCAAATCCCCCTCCATTTCTTGGGAACCCGCGGCATTCCATGATCATTGAAGCTTGGACTCTCAGGCCAAACTCCAGTATCAAGCACCCCAATGATGGTTCCTCGACCAAATGAGGACTTGTGCCAAGCACTTTGTTTCGAAGCAGGGTTGAGCCCCAAGAACTTGTAAGAGTAAGTGGTGTGAATTTGATGGATTCGGTCAGGCCTAATTGCAACCACATCAGGCAGAATTTTCAAGGACTCGAGCTCCGACTCTGACAGCTGAGCCGCAAAGCCTTCCATTGCAGATTGGTAAGAGTAAAGAAGGCGAGAAGAAGGGTCTTCATTTTCGGAGGAAATGGTTTGTCCAAGAAATGAGAGATGCCAATCGGCTTTGGATGCGAAAGAAGAGCTGGTTACACCTTGTGGGTGGAGCTGAACTATGTAAGTTTGGAGAGTGTTTGCCCGAAGAGAAAGCAAACAAAGAAAGAATGTCGAAACAAATAGATGGGATATGGAGTACTCCATTGCTGGTGCTGTGGATGATTTGGTGAAACAATGATGGGGGTATTTGAAGGAGATGGGAAGAACTTGTAACGGGGCTGGGGATTGGGAGGCATTGTTTCTGTGAAGTCTGAGTTGAAATACAGAACTCGTGAAATATAAGAGCTCTGCATCACGAGGATCTTTTGAGAAGCTGGCTCATGTATATATGGTTTCAGCTGGGAGGAGCTGAACTAATGTTGAAGACTGTGAAGAGCTTT
The window above is part of the Fragaria vesca subsp. vesca linkage group LG2, FraVesHawaii_1.0, whole genome shotgun sequence genome. Proteins encoded here:
- the LOC101301341 gene encoding subtilisin-like protease SDD1-like — encoded protein: MEYSISHLFVSTFFLCLLSLRANTLQTYIVQLHPQGVTSSSFASKADWHLSFLGQTISSENEDPSSRLLYSYQSAMEGFAAQLSESELESLKILPDVVAIRPDRIHQIHTTYSYKFLGLNPASKQSAWHKSSFGRGTIIGVLDTGVWPESPSFNDHGMPRVPKKWRGICQHGVDFNSSNCNRKLIGARFFTRGHRVASMPNSPDGVQEYASPRDTHGHGTHTSSTAGGASVGMASVLGNAAGVARGMAPGAHVAVYKVCWLNGCYSSDILAAMDVAIIDGVDILSLSLGGFPIPLFDDSIAIGSFRAMEHGISVVCAAGNNGPIESSVANEAPWIATIGASTLDRRFPAIVQMGNGKVLYGQSLYPGNRLMRRTEKENEVVYVTGENTGSEFCFKGSLPRAKVRGKIVVCDRGVNGRAEKGEVVKEAGGAGMILANTEINLEEDSVDVHVLPATLIGYKESIHLKAYINSTRRPTARIVFQGTVLGKSRAPAVAQFSARGPSFSNPSILKPDVIAPGVNIIAAWPQNMGPTGLPEDTRRVNFTIMSGTSMACPHASGIAALVHSAHPKWSPAAIKSAFMTTADVTDHSGNPIMDGGKPAGVFAIGAGQVNPVRAIDPGLIYDIRPEEYVTHLCTLGYKKSDILTITHRNVSCLEILKKNRGFSLNYPSISMTFKHGMRSKMVRRRVTNVGSPHSTYLLEVMAPKGVRVKVKPQRLVFTGINQSLSYRVWFISRKRIGKDKMSFAQGQLAWVSSNNSSFHKVKSPISVTWK